The proteins below are encoded in one region of Shewanella putrefaciens:
- the rplQ gene encoding 50S ribosomal protein L17, translated as MRHRKSGRQLNRNSSHRQAMFRNMASSLVRHEIIKTTVAKAKELRRVVEPLITLAKSDSVANRRLAFARTRDAEVVGKLFTELGPRYQERPGGYTRILKCGLRAGDKAPMAYIELVGRPEAAQAVDVEAAE; from the coding sequence ATGCGCCATCGTAAGAGTGGTCGTCAACTTAACCGCAACAGCAGCCACCGCCAAGCTATGTTCCGTAACATGGCAAGCTCACTGGTTCGTCATGAGATCATCAAGACAACCGTAGCTAAAGCGAAAGAACTGCGTCGCGTAGTTGAGCCTCTGATAACACTTGCTAAGAGTGACAGCGTTGCAAACCGTCGTTTAGCGTTTGCACGTACTCGCGACGCTGAAGTCGTAGGTAAGTTATTTACTGAGTTGGGTCCACGTTACCAGGAACGTCCTGGTGGCTATACCCGTATCCTTAAGTGCGGTTTACGTGCTGGTGATAAAGCCCCAATGGCTTACATCGAGCTAGTTGGTCGCCCAGAAGCTGCTCAAGCTGTTGATGTTGAAGCTGCTGAATAA
- a CDS encoding ABC transporter substrate-binding protein codes for MVVIESYHQGYLWDKQYYQAILDNLTPQHEVSYFEMDTKRIPKNQYAAQADRAWQFIEQQKPQLVILADDNAVNFLHQRLNISQIPVVYLGVNMNPREYQLNEHKLFTGVLERPLLRRSLILIHRLLPKSEHRKILVMFDQSNTSKLAADYISKQQSSMLSDIEVNVVQLNRLEEWQQQVLTAKKQGFTAIVIALYQTVRDEGNHSVDAEQLLKWIAENTPVPNFGFWGFSVSADGNIGGYVLDGYHHGTIAAKMAAKILTGEKPEDIFPVTDDLGTYMFSRQGVEKWQLNLPKEIEKQTLWVD; via the coding sequence GTGGTTGTTATTGAAAGTTATCATCAAGGTTATCTGTGGGACAAACAATATTATCAAGCCATTCTCGATAATCTCACTCCGCAACATGAAGTGAGTTATTTTGAAATGGATACGAAACGTATACCTAAGAACCAATATGCAGCACAGGCCGATCGGGCCTGGCAGTTTATCGAGCAACAAAAGCCGCAGCTTGTGATCCTGGCTGACGATAATGCCGTTAATTTCCTGCATCAAAGATTAAATATCAGTCAAATACCCGTGGTCTATCTCGGGGTCAATATGAATCCAAGAGAGTACCAACTCAATGAACATAAACTGTTCACCGGTGTACTTGAAAGACCATTACTTCGGCGCTCATTAATCCTTATCCATCGGCTGTTACCAAAATCAGAACATAGAAAAATATTGGTGATGTTCGATCAAAGTAATACATCAAAACTTGCGGCCGATTACATTAGCAAACAGCAATCAAGCATGTTGAGTGATATTGAGGTCAACGTAGTACAACTGAATCGCCTAGAGGAATGGCAGCAACAAGTACTGACAGCCAAGAAACAAGGTTTTACCGCTATTGTTATAGCACTCTATCAAACAGTAAGAGATGAAGGTAATCACTCTGTCGACGCCGAACAACTGCTTAAATGGATTGCGGAAAATACCCCTGTTCCTAATTTTGGGTTTTGGGGATTCAGTGTCTCCGCTGATGGTAACATAGGTGGCTATGTGTTAGATGGCTATCATCACGGAACCATAGCCGCGAAAATGGCAGCAAAGATCCTTACAGGTGAAAAACCAGAGGATATTTTTCCGGTAACGGATGACCTTGGAACCTATATGTTCAGTCGGCAAGGGGTTGAGAAATGGCAGCTAAACCTACCTAAAGAGATAGAAAAACAAACGCTATGGGTGGATTAA
- the ccmE gene encoding cytochrome c maturation protein CcmE, with protein MNPRRKKRLTLAVALIGGVAAIASLLLYALNSNLNLFYTPSEIVHGKTDTGVKPEVGQRIRVGGMVTVGSMVRDPNSLHVQFAVHDSLGGEILVTYDDLLPDLFREGQGIVAQGVLGEDGKLAATEVLAKHDENYMPPEVAEAMGQKHEKLDYSQQNTAAPK; from the coding sequence GTGAACCCAAGACGCAAAAAGAGACTGACGCTAGCTGTAGCATTAATCGGTGGTGTTGCCGCGATTGCTTCGCTTTTACTGTATGCGCTGAACTCCAACCTTAACCTGTTCTATACGCCCTCTGAGATTGTTCACGGCAAAACTGATACAGGAGTAAAACCGGAAGTAGGACAACGTATTCGTGTAGGTGGTATGGTGACTGTCGGCTCAATGGTACGCGATCCAAACAGTCTGCATGTGCAATTCGCAGTACACGATTCATTGGGTGGTGAAATCCTAGTAACCTATGATGACCTATTGCCCGATCTATTCCGTGAAGGACAAGGCATTGTCGCCCAGGGCGTGTTAGGTGAAGATGGCAAACTCGCAGCAACTGAAGTTTTAGCTAAGCATGATGAGAACTATATGCCACCAGAAGTTGCCGAGGCCATGGGCCAAAAACACGAAAAACTCGATTACAGCCAGCAGAATACGGCGGCGCCTAAGTAA
- the ccmD gene encoding heme exporter protein CcmD — protein sequence MQFDSISDFFNMGGYAFYVWLSYGVTFFCLSTLIITSARQKRKVLIEIAKKMNREERLKETRSTKS from the coding sequence ATGCAATTCGATTCAATCAGTGATTTTTTCAATATGGGCGGCTATGCATTCTATGTCTGGCTATCCTACGGTGTAACCTTCTTCTGCTTGTCTACACTCATCATTACGAGTGCGCGTCAAAAACGCAAAGTACTGATTGAGATTGCGAAGAAAATGAACCGCGAAGAACGCCTTAAAGAAACTAGGAGTACCAAATCGTGA
- a CDS encoding heme ABC transporter permease, producing the protein MWKWLHPYADPERAYKLSGTLFPWFATLACLFITVGTVWGLLFAPTDYQQGDSYRIIFIHVPAASMSMAAYMGMATAAFIGLVWQVKLADWAAASIAPIGAVITFIALFTGAAWGKPMWGTWWVWDARLTSELVLLFLYLGVISLYASFEDKVLAARAAGILAIVGVINIPIIKYSVEWWSSLHQPSTIRITEKSTMSTEMLYPLLINILGFGLMIGAITIVRFKAEILARNGMRPWVRELAKAEEVK; encoded by the coding sequence ATGTGGAAATGGTTACACCCTTACGCGGATCCTGAACGCGCATATAAATTATCAGGAACCTTATTTCCTTGGTTTGCTACCTTAGCCTGTCTTTTCATTACCGTTGGCACAGTCTGGGGATTGCTATTTGCCCCCACAGACTACCAACAGGGTGATAGCTACCGTATTATCTTTATCCATGTGCCGGCCGCATCAATGTCTATGGCCGCCTATATGGGTATGGCGACAGCCGCCTTTATTGGATTAGTCTGGCAGGTCAAACTGGCGGATTGGGCCGCAGCGTCCATCGCACCTATTGGTGCTGTCATCACCTTTATTGCACTCTTCACCGGGGCTGCATGGGGTAAACCTATGTGGGGTACTTGGTGGGTGTGGGATGCACGCTTGACATCGGAACTCGTGCTACTTTTCCTATACCTAGGCGTAATATCACTTTATGCATCATTTGAAGATAAAGTGCTTGCGGCTCGTGCTGCTGGGATCTTGGCGATCGTGGGTGTCATTAATATCCCTATTATCAAATACTCAGTTGAATGGTGGAGTTCATTACATCAGCCATCAACTATCCGTATTACCGAGAAATCGACCATGTCGACTGAAATGTTGTATCCACTTTTAATCAATATTTTAGGTTTCGGCCTTATGATAGGCGCCATCACTATTGTGAGATTTAAAGCAGAGATTCTAGCAAGGAATGGCATGCGCCCTTGGGTGCGTGAACTTGCAAAGGCTGAGGAGGTCAAATAA
- the ccmB gene encoding heme exporter protein CcmB, whose translation MKRGISFTQAFFTLLQRDLKIAIRHRGDIFNPLLFFVMVVTLFPLGIGPEPQMLARVAPGIIWVAALLASMLSLERLFKADFSDGSLEQMLLSPQPLSILVLAKVLAHWILTGVPLIIIAPLLAVLLNLDSNSYGALIATLALGTPVLSLLGAIGVALTVGLRKGGVLLSLLILPLYIPVLIFATSAIDAAGMNLPYDGQLAIIGAMLIGSLTLAPFAIGASLRVSTN comes from the coding sequence ATGAAAAGAGGCATCAGCTTTACCCAGGCATTTTTTACCTTGCTCCAGCGGGATCTCAAAATTGCCATCCGTCACCGTGGTGATATTTTTAACCCGTTATTATTCTTCGTGATGGTCGTGACCTTATTCCCTTTAGGCATTGGGCCAGAGCCACAGATGTTAGCCCGTGTTGCACCTGGGATCATTTGGGTCGCGGCGTTGCTCGCGTCTATGCTCTCGCTTGAACGTTTATTCAAAGCCGACTTTAGTGATGGCAGCTTAGAACAAATGCTGCTGAGTCCACAGCCCTTATCGATTCTTGTACTCGCTAAAGTACTCGCCCATTGGATACTCACCGGCGTACCACTGATTATCATAGCGCCACTGCTTGCGGTGCTGCTCAATCTCGATAGCAATAGTTACGGCGCGCTCATTGCGACACTCGCCCTCGGGACACCGGTTCTTTCGCTACTTGGCGCTATTGGTGTAGCGTTAACGGTCGGCCTACGCAAAGGTGGTGTGCTTCTCAGCTTGCTAATTTTGCCCCTGTATATTCCCGTGCTCATTTTCGCAACTAGCGCTATAGATGCGGCAGGAATGAATTTACCCTATGATGGTCAGCTCGCTATAATTGGCGCTATGTTGATCGGTTCGTTAACCTTGGCACCCTTTGCAATAGGTGCATCTCTGCGAGTGAGTACTAACTAA
- the ccmA gene encoding cytochrome c biogenesis heme-transporting ATPase CcmA yields MTNITSVNTLVSASKLTCIREERILFDELSFEINAGDIVQIEGPNGAGKTSLLRILAGLSRPYAGQTYYLNEDINSCRDEYNEDLLYLGHLAGVKCELTAEENLNFNLRISGYDDFDTASILAKVNLTGFEEALAGHLSAGQHRRTALARLWHNNSRIWILDEPFTAIDKKGVEELEQLFIQHADNGGCVILTTHQDMGIIKDDRLRKIRLDYRFV; encoded by the coding sequence GTGACAAATATAACTTCAGTAAACACACTGGTATCAGCGAGCAAGCTGACATGTATCCGCGAAGAACGTATCCTGTTTGATGAATTAAGTTTTGAAATTAATGCTGGTGATATAGTCCAAATTGAAGGACCTAATGGCGCGGGCAAAACGAGCTTACTACGTATTTTAGCTGGCCTTTCGCGCCCCTATGCGGGACAAACCTATTATCTCAATGAAGATATCAACAGCTGCCGCGATGAATACAATGAAGACTTGTTGTATTTAGGCCACCTTGCCGGAGTAAAGTGCGAATTAACCGCCGAAGAAAACCTTAATTTCAATTTAAGAATCAGTGGTTATGATGATTTTGATACAGCGTCAATTTTAGCCAAAGTTAACTTAACTGGCTTTGAAGAAGCACTTGCAGGACATTTATCCGCTGGCCAGCACCGCAGAACCGCATTAGCGCGACTCTGGCACAATAACAGTAGAATTTGGATCCTCGATGAACCTTTTACTGCTATCGATAAAAAAGGGGTTGAAGAACTGGAGCAATTATTTATCCAACATGCGGATAATGGAGGTTGCGTGATCCTCACAACTCACCAAGATATGGGCATTATCAAAGATGATAGGCTTCGTAAAATTCGTCTAGATTATCGCTTCGTATAA
- a CDS encoding c-type cytochrome: MKKLLAMTAVAALTLSVNVSAQEAEAIYNKACTVCHSMGVAGAPKAHNAAEWEPRLAKGIDTLVKSVKTGLNAMPPGGMCTDCTDEDYKAAIEFMSKAQ; this comes from the coding sequence ATGAAAAAACTGTTAGCAATGACTGCAGTCGCTGCTTTGACTTTGTCGGTCAACGTATCAGCTCAAGAAGCTGAAGCTATTTATAATAAGGCATGTACCGTATGCCACAGCATGGGTGTTGCTGGTGCTCCAAAAGCGCATAACGCTGCAGAATGGGAACCACGCTTAGCTAAAGGTATTGATACTTTAGTGAAAAGTGTGAAAACTGGTCTAAACGCTATGCCACCAGGTGGTATGTGTACTGATTGTACTGATGAAGATTACAAAGCAGCTATTGAATTTATGTCTAAAGCTCAGTAA
- the ccmI gene encoding c-type cytochrome biogenesis protein CcmI → MTTFWIFIALVVLVSLTLIWIPHFRQQKLLRTEEAGVRKQTNLELFNERLATLEKELREELLDQAEFDALKKELEISLLQDIKQAGDDSLVNQIKPKTILWPSIMSVCLIAISGYLYQHLGAFQNIDNVQPANPHAGMDTAQIMAQRVQMMEAQIQAEPENSQAWFSLGHAYVSANQFDKAIAAFDKVIELVGKHAELLGPKATAMYYKAGQQMTPPIQALIDESLAMDPQDPSTLLLVGMDAFFTANYQKAIASWQTILDSNRTDVDRAALMEAIETANLRMKAETTGMPNDDTHKQAQVANKSVSIAISISPELAAKASPEDTIFVFARATEGPKVPLAATKVSAKSLPVTVTLDDSTSMGGDVKLSQTASVEVIAVLSKHGNIKPQAGDIQGKISKVNVGETASLVLDTQVQ, encoded by the coding sequence ATGACGACATTTTGGATTTTTATTGCGCTTGTTGTGTTAGTCAGCCTAACGTTGATTTGGATCCCGCATTTCAGACAACAAAAACTGTTACGCACAGAAGAGGCCGGCGTGCGTAAACAAACCAACCTCGAACTGTTTAATGAACGTCTGGCGACGCTTGAAAAAGAGCTTCGCGAAGAATTACTCGATCAAGCCGAGTTCGATGCCCTAAAGAAAGAGCTAGAAATCAGCTTGCTACAAGATATCAAACAAGCGGGTGATGATTCGTTAGTAAATCAAATCAAACCCAAAACCATCCTCTGGCCATCGATCATGTCGGTATGCTTGATTGCCATCTCGGGTTACCTCTATCAACATTTAGGTGCCTTCCAAAACATCGATAATGTCCAACCTGCTAATCCCCATGCAGGCATGGATACGGCGCAGATCATGGCGCAACGTGTGCAAATGATGGAAGCTCAGATTCAAGCAGAGCCAGAGAACAGCCAGGCATGGTTTAGCCTAGGCCATGCCTATGTCTCTGCAAACCAATTCGACAAAGCCATTGCCGCATTTGATAAAGTCATAGAGTTAGTGGGTAAGCACGCTGAATTGTTAGGCCCAAAAGCCACGGCTATGTACTACAAGGCTGGCCAGCAAATGACGCCGCCCATTCAGGCATTGATCGATGAATCCTTGGCAATGGATCCACAGGATCCGTCTACCCTGCTTCTCGTGGGTATGGATGCATTCTTCACGGCCAATTACCAAAAAGCGATCGCCTCTTGGCAAACCATTCTCGACAGTAACCGCACCGATGTTGATCGCGCCGCTTTGATGGAAGCCATCGAAACCGCTAATTTGCGGATGAAAGCTGAAACTACGGGTATGCCAAACGATGACACACACAAGCAAGCTCAGGTTGCGAACAAATCGGTGAGTATCGCTATCTCTATCTCCCCCGAACTTGCAGCCAAAGCTAGCCCAGAAGACACTATCTTTGTATTCGCCCGTGCAACTGAAGGCCCTAAAGTACCGTTAGCAGCGACTAAGGTCAGTGCGAAATCCTTACCTGTTACAGTGACATTGGATGACAGCACCAGCATGGGTGGCGATGTAAAATTAAGCCAAACCGCTAGTGTTGAAGTCATTGCCGTCTTATCTAAGCATGGCAATATCAAACCACAGGCTGGCGATATCCAAGGCAAGATCAGCAAAGTGAATGTGGGTGAAACCGCAAGTTTAGTACTGGATACCCAAGTACAATAA
- a CDS encoding heme lyase CcmF/NrfE family subunit — MIPELGHFSLIIGVAFAFLLISVPLIGVARKDQYLVRYAWPLAYGMFFFITLSVISLGYSFAVDDFSVAYVAHHSNSQLPIFFKIAAVWGGHEGSLLFWVFALSTWAASVALFSKGLEEVFTARVLAVLALIVIGFSLFMLLTSSPFERLFPMPAEGRDLNPMLQDVGLIFHPPMLYLGYVGFSVSFAFAIAALMSGRLDSAWARWSRPWTLAAWIFLTGGIALGSWWAYYELGWGGWWFWDPVENASFMPWLVGTALVHSLIVTEKRGAFRNWTVLLSIFAFSLSLLGTFIVRSGVLTSVHSFAADPSRGMFILLLLGLAIGGSLTLFAFRASEMSSPARFELKSKETMLLVCNVLLTVAAGTVLLGTLYPLLIDALGMGKISVGPPYFNAVFVPIVLVLFGFMGVGPIIRWKKSKAGELKRQLLLPALISIAIGAVMPFIIDGAFNAWVACGIAAATWIILATARAAYNIVKPKDGDVSIARMGRSQLGMIIAHLGIAVSVIGATMVSNYSVEKSVRMGPGITQELAGYTFKYLETKNVVGPNYTAQQGQIEVYKGDKLLTLLKPDRRQYNVRTMDMTEAGIDWGLFRDLYVTMGDPISSTEFAVRLNYKPFVRWLWFGSIFMMVGGFFAASDKRYRSKVAEVVKPEAGKAKLATAQ, encoded by the coding sequence ATGATCCCAGAACTTGGACACTTTTCGTTGATAATAGGGGTGGCATTTGCCTTCTTATTAATCAGCGTTCCCCTAATAGGTGTTGCCCGTAAAGATCAATATTTAGTGAGATATGCGTGGCCGTTAGCGTATGGAATGTTCTTCTTTATCACTTTATCTGTGATATCACTTGGTTATAGTTTTGCCGTCGATGATTTTTCTGTCGCCTATGTCGCGCATCACTCAAATTCTCAGTTACCTATCTTCTTTAAGATTGCGGCCGTATGGGGCGGTCACGAAGGGTCACTATTATTTTGGGTATTCGCTCTGTCGACTTGGGCTGCATCGGTTGCCTTATTTAGTAAAGGCTTAGAAGAAGTGTTTACTGCCCGTGTGTTGGCGGTGTTAGCACTGATAGTGATTGGTTTTAGCTTATTTATGTTGCTCACCTCGAGCCCATTTGAGCGTTTATTCCCTATGCCAGCAGAAGGCCGTGACTTAAACCCTATGCTGCAGGATGTGGGATTAATCTTCCATCCACCTATGTTGTATTTAGGTTATGTGGGTTTCTCGGTAAGTTTTGCCTTTGCCATTGCAGCCTTAATGAGCGGTCGTTTAGATTCTGCTTGGGCTCGTTGGTCACGTCCTTGGACATTAGCCGCTTGGATCTTCCTAACTGGCGGTATCGCGTTAGGTTCTTGGTGGGCATATTACGAATTAGGCTGGGGCGGCTGGTGGTTCTGGGATCCAGTGGAAAATGCTTCCTTTATGCCTTGGTTAGTCGGTACTGCGCTGGTTCATTCTTTGATTGTGACCGAAAAGCGCGGCGCCTTCCGTAACTGGACGGTATTGCTGTCAATTTTTGCCTTCTCGTTAAGTTTACTCGGTACCTTTATCGTGCGTTCTGGGGTATTGACCTCAGTGCATTCATTCGCAGCCGATCCAAGCCGCGGTATGTTTATTCTATTACTGCTTGGTTTAGCCATCGGTGGTTCGCTGACTTTGTTTGCCTTCCGTGCCAGCGAAATGAGCAGTCCTGCGCGCTTCGAGCTGAAATCAAAAGAAACCATGCTGTTAGTTTGTAACGTGTTACTGACGGTTGCAGCGGGTACTGTACTGTTAGGCACTTTATATCCACTGCTGATCGATGCGTTAGGCATGGGTAAAATCTCTGTTGGACCTCCATACTTTAACGCGGTATTCGTGCCTATCGTTTTAGTCCTATTTGGCTTTATGGGTGTAGGTCCAATCATTCGTTGGAAAAAATCCAAAGCGGGTGAGTTAAAGCGTCAGTTATTACTGCCGGCACTTATTTCAATTGCGATTGGTGCTGTGATGCCATTTATTATTGATGGCGCCTTTAACGCTTGGGTTGCCTGTGGTATCGCTGCCGCGACATGGATTATTCTTGCGACGGCCAGAGCGGCTTATAACATTGTTAAGCCAAAAGACGGCGATGTGAGCATAGCGCGTATGGGACGCAGCCAACTTGGTATGATCATCGCTCACTTAGGCATTGCGGTTTCAGTGATTGGCGCCACTATGGTGTCTAACTACTCGGTTGAGAAAAGTGTTCGTATGGGCCCAGGTATCACCCAAGAGTTAGCGGGTTATACCTTTAAATACCTTGAAACTAAGAATGTTGTTGGTCCTAACTACACAGCGCAACAAGGTCAAATCGAGGTTTATAAGGGTGATAAATTACTGACATTACTCAAGCCTGATCGTCGCCAGTACAATGTGCGTACTATGGATATGACTGAAGCCGGTATCGACTGGGGTCTATTCCGCGATCTGTATGTGACTATGGGCGATCCTATCAGCAGCACCGAGTTTGCAGTACGTTTGAACTATAAGCCCTTCGTTCGCTGGTTATGGTTCGGGTCGATTTTTATGATGGTCGGCGGTTTCTTTGCGGCATCAGACAAACGGTATCGCTCAAAGGTCGCTGAAGTTGTTAAGCCGGAAGCTGGCAAAGCGAAATTGGCAACGGCTCAATAG
- a CDS encoding DsbE family thiol:disulfide interchange protein has protein sequence MKKLVLFIPLVIFLAMGVFLYKGLFLNPQQLDSALEGKPIPAFQLERLETPAEMITNEQLKGKVSLLNVWATWCPSCKYEHPFLVMLKRKNLLPIYGINYRDERGPALEELRRQGDPYNVNIYDKDGRLGLDLGVYGAPESFVVDHNGIIRYRYAGPIDQRVWSETLYPMIQQLQAEAVKDGAS, from the coding sequence ATGAAGAAGTTGGTTCTGTTTATCCCATTGGTCATATTTCTCGCCATGGGGGTGTTTTTATATAAAGGATTATTCTTGAATCCACAGCAACTGGATTCCGCCCTAGAAGGAAAGCCTATTCCGGCTTTCCAACTGGAACGTCTCGAAACACCTGCAGAGATGATTACGAACGAGCAATTGAAAGGTAAAGTGTCATTACTCAATGTGTGGGCGACTTGGTGCCCCTCTTGTAAATATGAGCACCCTTTCTTAGTGATGTTAAAACGTAAAAATCTTCTGCCAATATATGGGATTAACTATCGCGATGAACGTGGTCCCGCATTAGAAGAGTTACGTCGTCAGGGCGATCCCTATAACGTCAATATTTATGATAAAGATGGTCGTTTAGGGTTAGATCTTGGCGTTTATGGTGCGCCTGAAAGTTTTGTTGTTGATCATAATGGTATTATCCGCTATCGCTACGCTGGTCCAATCGACCAGCGTGTATGGAGTGAAACCCTTTACCCAATGATCCAACAATTACAAGCTGAAGCAGTGAAGGATGGCGCATCATGA
- the nrfF gene encoding heme lyase NrfEFG subunit NrfF yields the protein MKMLTKLIGGLVLLFSMTTAVMATPVDTYEFKTPENQKRGLSLAHELRCPQCQNQNLIDSNSPVARDLRLEVFKMVDEGKGDEEIIEFMTSRYGEFVLYKPKMETKTYILWLGPVALLLFGLLIGFVFIRKQRISGNAPQEISAEDQKALDALLKRDNK from the coding sequence ATGAAAATGCTGACAAAACTCATCGGTGGTCTAGTGCTGTTGTTCAGCATGACGACCGCCGTCATGGCAACACCAGTCGATACTTACGAATTCAAAACACCTGAAAATCAAAAGCGTGGTTTGTCTTTGGCCCATGAACTGCGTTGTCCACAGTGTCAAAATCAAAACTTGATCGATTCCAATTCACCCGTTGCCCGAGATTTGCGTCTTGAAGTCTTTAAGATGGTTGATGAAGGTAAAGGAGATGAGGAGATCATCGAGTTTATGACCAGCCGCTATGGTGAGTTTGTACTCTATAAGCCCAAAATGGAGACTAAAACCTACATTCTCTGGTTAGGTCCCGTAGCTCTATTGCTATTCGGGTTACTTATCGGTTTTGTCTTTATTCGTAAGCAACGTATTAGTGGCAATGCGCCACAGGAAATCAGCGCCGAAGATCAAAAAGCGTTGGATGCGTTACTCAAGCGTGATAATAAATGA
- a CDS encoding TlpA disulfide reductase family protein codes for MKHPLATTLILSCLSLLAGGSAYAYPGMQQATKPIESTVDLINVLPKTYPIKPVAFNDVDGKAIDFSHYKGKVIMVNMWATWCPPCVRELPAIERLATKFKAEDFALLPISIDAEGKQQVQSFLNTLGMAGFNSYYDPEQNLGQVFPLDTIPATFILDQDGQLIAFVRSFVDWDDAKAVSLIQGFIDKGREKPN; via the coding sequence ATGAAACATCCATTAGCGACGACATTGATTCTATCTTGCCTATCCCTATTGGCTGGTGGCAGTGCTTATGCTTATCCAGGCATGCAACAGGCAACTAAACCGATAGAGTCAACGGTCGATCTTATCAATGTATTGCCTAAGACATACCCTATCAAACCCGTAGCATTTAATGATGTCGATGGCAAAGCCATCGACTTCAGCCACTACAAAGGTAAAGTCATCATGGTGAACATGTGGGCAACTTGGTGTCCACCCTGCGTAAGAGAGCTACCTGCGATTGAGAGATTGGCAACTAAGTTTAAAGCGGAAGACTTTGCGCTGTTACCAATATCCATCGATGCCGAAGGTAAACAACAGGTGCAATCGTTTTTGAACACACTCGGGATGGCAGGGTTTAACTCTTATTACGATCCTGAGCAAAACCTAGGACAAGTATTTCCACTTGACACTATTCCTGCCACCTTTATCCTAGATCAAGACGGTCAGCTCATTGCGTTTGTGCGATCTTTTGTCGATTGGGACGACGCCAAAGCTGTCTCATTAATCCAAGGTTTTATTGATAAAGGCCGTGAAAAGCCCAATTAA
- a CDS encoding Hcp family type VI secretion system effector: protein MFKRWILLSVLSIYSLNTQAAVDMFLKIDGVDGESQDSQHRGEIDILAWSWGASSDSRKVCIQDISLTKYVDSASPELLMNQVTHIKYPKATLVMRKAGREQSEYINIELTNVWVSSLSTGGSGGEDRLTENITLNFEELKYSYTPESPAAAVSATISSSNPCK from the coding sequence ATGTTCAAAAGATGGATTTTACTCAGTGTATTGAGCATTTACTCGCTCAATACCCAAGCCGCAGTCGACATGTTTTTAAAAATTGATGGAGTAGATGGGGAAAGCCAAGACAGCCAACACCGTGGAGAAATAGATATACTCGCATGGTCATGGGGCGCCAGTAGCGACTCACGCAAAGTTTGTATTCAAGATATCAGCCTCACAAAATACGTAGACAGTGCATCACCTGAACTCCTGATGAATCAAGTCACCCATATTAAATATCCCAAAGCTACACTCGTAATGCGTAAAGCGGGAAGAGAGCAAAGCGAATACATTAATATCGAACTGACGAATGTATGGGTCTCGAGTCTTTCTACGGGTGGTTCAGGAGGAGAGGATCGCTTAACAGAAAACATTACACTGAATTTTGAGGAGTTAAAGTACAGCTATACACCAGAGAGCCCAGCAGCGGCCGTGTCGGCAACAATATCCAGCAGCAACCCATGCAAGTAG